In Rhodospirillales bacterium, a genomic segment contains:
- a CDS encoding nucleotidyltransferase domain-containing protein, whose product MHDLIESRRDDIAQLCRRFHVHRLELFGSAARETDFDAESSDVDLLIDYEPEHAPPSLSEYPALRDALATMFARPVDLLMSSCVRNPFVREHINRSRKTIYAP is encoded by the coding sequence ATGCACGACCTGATCGAATCACGTCGAGACGACATCGCCCAACTGTGCCGGCGATTTCATGTTCACCGGCTCGAACTTTTCGGTTCGGCCGCGCGCGAGACTGATTTCGATGCCGAAAGTTCAGATGTGGACTTGCTGATCGACTACGAGCCCGAACACGCGCCGCCGTCGCTATCCGAGTATCCGGCGCTGCGGGATGCGCTCGCCACGATGTTCGCTCGACCCGTCGATCTCCTCATGTCGTCGTGCGTGCGCAACCCCTTCGTTCGCGAACATATCAACCGCTCGCGAAAGACCATTTATGCGCCGTGA
- a CDS encoding SDR family oxidoreductase codes for MDLWQRSAVVTGAASGLGAETARYLVEEGAQVAAIDIDAERLHAFAKEIGALPIPCDVSNAEAAEAALRQAREAHGAARVLVHCVGRGHSRQLVSDDGPMPLDDFRQLVEVNLISTFNMIRLASADMAALEKTSNGERGIIISTASVSAYEAQSGEAAYAASKGGVVSMILPAARELGPLGIRVVGIAPGLFGTPTLFAIERNLDSRLARSIPFPHRFGDPAEFAMLVVHVIKNVMVNGTVLRLDGGLHR; via the coding sequence ATGGACCTGTGGCAGCGATCCGCAGTGGTCACCGGCGCGGCGTCCGGACTCGGGGCCGAGACGGCGCGCTATCTGGTGGAGGAAGGCGCGCAGGTGGCGGCCATCGACATCGACGCCGAGCGCCTCCACGCCTTCGCCAAGGAGATCGGCGCCCTGCCCATTCCCTGCGACGTCTCCAACGCGGAAGCCGCCGAGGCGGCGCTGCGCCAGGCGCGAGAGGCGCACGGGGCGGCGAGGGTGCTGGTGCATTGCGTCGGCCGAGGCCACTCGAGGCAGCTGGTCAGCGACGACGGCCCGATGCCCCTCGACGACTTCCGACAGCTGGTCGAGGTCAATCTGATCTCCACGTTCAACATGATCCGCCTCGCCTCCGCGGATATGGCGGCGCTGGAGAAAACGTCGAACGGCGAGCGCGGCATCATCATTTCGACGGCGTCGGTCTCCGCCTATGAAGCGCAGAGCGGCGAGGCGGCCTACGCCGCCTCCAAGGGCGGAGTCGTCAGCATGATCCTGCCGGCGGCACGGGAACTGGGGCCGCTCGGCATCCGCGTCGTCGGCATCGCCCCCGGCCTGTTCGGCACCCCCACCCTGTTCGCCATCGAGCGCAACCTGGATTCGCGCCTCGCCCGCTCCATCCCGTTCCCGCACCGCTTCGGCGACCCGGCCGAGTTCGCGATGCTGGTGGTGCACGTGATCAAGAACGTCATGGTCAACGGCACCGTGCTGCGCCTCGACGGCGGACTCCACCGGTGA
- the ppsR gene encoding pyruvate, phosphate dikinase/phosphoenolpyruvate synthase regulator — protein MTTTIQLNLISHASGELIEMLARNAVAQLQDVHVERRLWKMVRHLGQVPEILAAVSETRGFVIHSIAAVDIREAIEDGCRRLAVPCMFSLEPLVNRLSEHFDAPIQFRTSARDIINEDYYRRVEAMKFTLAHDDGVATGDLDDADVVVVGVSRATKTPTCMYLASLGVKAANVPLVPGVPLPESLIKAKHPLIVGLTVDPTRLATIRAARLRALHQTAAFDYADIDSLREELRQARRTFVRRGWPVIDVTQRSIEQAAAMIIRMLEERRAAQAAPAVPGATSPEP, from the coding sequence GTGACCACGACCATCCAACTCAACCTGATTTCCCACGCCTCGGGAGAGCTGATCGAGATGCTGGCGCGCAATGCCGTCGCTCAGCTCCAGGACGTGCACGTGGAGCGCCGCCTATGGAAAATGGTGCGGCACCTTGGCCAGGTCCCGGAGATCCTGGCGGCGGTGTCCGAAACCCGCGGCTTCGTCATTCACTCGATCGCCGCCGTCGATATTCGAGAAGCTATCGAGGACGGGTGCCGGCGGCTCGCCGTCCCTTGCATGTTCTCGCTGGAGCCGCTGGTCAACCGCCTGTCGGAGCACTTCGACGCCCCGATCCAGTTCCGCACCAGCGCCCGCGACATCATCAACGAGGACTATTACCGCCGCGTCGAGGCGATGAAATTCACCCTCGCCCACGACGACGGCGTCGCGACCGGTGACCTCGATGACGCCGACGTGGTGGTGGTCGGTGTGTCGAGGGCCACCAAGACGCCCACCTGCATGTATCTGGCCTCGCTCGGCGTCAAGGCCGCCAACGTGCCGCTGGTGCCGGGGGTACCGCTACCGGAGTCGCTGATCAAGGCGAAGCATCCGCTGATCGTCGGCCTCACGGTCGATCCGACCCGCCTCGCCACCATCCGCGCCGCGCGGCTGAGGGCTTTGCACCAGACCGCCGCATTCGACTACGCCGACATCGACTCGCTGCGGGAGGAACTGCGCCAGGCCCGCCGCACCTTCGTCCGCCGCGGCTGGCCGGTAATCGACGTCACCCAGCGCTCGATCGAACAGGCCGCGGCAATGATCATCCGCATGCTGGAAGAACGCCGCGCAGCCCAGGCGGCCCCCGCCGTTCCGGGCGCCACTTCTCCGGAGCCATGA